The nucleotide sequence TTCTTAGTAGTCAATGGCTGGGTGTTTTGATAATTACTGAGTAGATGTGTGCGGAGGTGAAATTGATGGCTCAGATAGATGAAAGAAGCGTGTGGGAAAAGATAGCAGACCAACTCAGAAGCAGATCCATGTGGATGCTCCATTATTGTACTGGTTGTGGTGCTGTAGAGTTGCCACCTTCCATGACCTCAAGGTTCGACATGGAAAGACTTGGCATGGGACCTATGGCAACGCCAAGACAAGCGGATATATTCTTGATAACAGGATATCTCAGCGCAAAAACACTTAGAAGGGTAATTTACACATACGAAAAGATGGCAGATCCAAAGTACGTAATCGGATTTGGCTCGTGTACTATCAACGGCGGTATATATTATGATTCTTATTCAACGATAAACAGGTTAGACTACTACCTTCCTGTCGATTTGTACATCGCAGGTTGTATGCCAAGACCGGAAGCCATTTTGAACGCATTTAACACACTTATGGAAATGATTAGAAAAGGCGAAGCGAACGGCTGGAAGAAGTACAAGGAAAATTACGAGTGGTACAAACAGAATCAACTGCGCAGTCTCGGTGAGGTGATCGTCCATGACCAATTCCACGAATAATGTGGCTAATGTTTCTGAAGTAATCGAAAAAGCAAAGAGTCTTTTCAATATCGAAGTAGAGCAGATAGATGCAAAGCAGTACAAATTTGTAGCAGCAAACGACAAAACGATACCTCTTTTGGCTCACTTAAAGGAAGCAGGAT is from Fervidobacterium gondwanense DSM 13020 and encodes:
- a CDS encoding NuoB/complex I 20 kDa subunit family protein; translated protein: MDERSVWEKIADQLRSRSMWMLHYCTGCGAVELPPSMTSRFDMERLGMGPMATPRQADIFLITGYLSAKTLRRVIYTYEKMADPKYVIGFGSCTINGGIYYDSYSTINRLDYYLPVDLYIAGCMPRPEAILNAFNTLMEMIRKGEANGWKKYKENYEWYKQNQLRSLGEVIVHDQFHE